Below is a genomic region from Spiroplasma endosymbiont of Dioctria linearis.
TCCTCTAAATATGCTAAACCATGAGTTAATAAACTTTTATTAACTGGTTTTTTAGAATGAACATCTAATCCTCTATCATCATTCATTGATCACATTCCAATATATCCTAAACCAACATTATGACTTCAGTTATACAATTCTTTTGCATCTTCTTCAGTAAATACGCCTAGAACTGTATCATTAACACCAATCATTGGAGTTGCTCCAATTAATTTATAAAGACCTTGGTTTCCAATTGAAACTTTTCCATAATTTTTTTCAATTGAAGTTGCTAAGTTATTTTTTGTAGCATTTACTGCTTCTCTTGCTAAATCAAAGTTAGTTAATCCATCTTTGATTGCTTGTGCATAAATTGGGTCCCCATAGTCCATTAACATTAAATTAACTACTGGTAGATCTTTTTCATCTAATCCAGCTTTTTTAAATTCTTCAACAAATATATTCATTACACGATAACCAACAGAAGTTAAACCGGTAGGCAATACTGGTAAAGTTACTGAAAAGTCTCATGATTTATCTTCTTTTTTCATTTCAGCAATTGTTGCTGCCAATAATCTATTATCTTCATCTAATTCTTGAGCATGTCCTTCAATATCAAAATCAATTGCTTTTGGCATTTTAACATTTTTGCCTTTTTTGTTAGCTAATTTTACCAATGAATCTTGATAACGAATTAGACCTTCTTTAAGATCTTTTTTTGCTTTTTCAGGACTATTTGGATTTAATTTATTTGCTAAAGTTCAAGGATTTTTTTCTGTAAATCCACCTGTAGTTGCTCCACCATAAGCTACTTTTATATTTTCAAAGGTATTTTGATCTGCAAATGGTTTTAAAATTTTATCTCAAAGTTGATTGCTTTCTCATCAGTCAAAACCTTCAGTCCCTGTTTCACTACCTGCAATTGATAAATCTAAGTAATCACCATGATTATTTACTTGTTGCACAAAAGCTAATGTTAAGTGGTCAAGTCCATTAACACTAGAAGTAATATTTTGCATATTATTTCCTTCATATAACCCAGCATCTAAATAAGGTGAGAAATATGTTGATTTATTTGCTTTTGTTTTTTTAGTAATTGAAGATTTTCTATTTGGATTTGCATCACTTCATTTTGTATATAGACTTTTTCCAGGTCCAGTTGGAGGCATAATTGCTTCTCCTCCACTAGATCCTGCTCCAGGTCCAGGGTTTGTTCCCCCACCACCTTCTCATGAAGGTCCTTCTCAATTACCAGGATTTTCTAAATTGTCTAATGCTTTATTTGCTTGAATATCATTTTTATAATCAATAGCCTTTAACTCCTTAATAACTTCCTCTTTATCTGTAATTTCTTTTGGAATAGCATTTGCTAATAAATTTCCATTCAATGCTTCTGCATATGTAAATTGTTTGAAACCTGAGCCAGATCTAATGTTTTGATCTAATGCATTTTGGTCAGCTTGAGCTGGACCTGTTAATCCATTATCTTGAAAATGACTTGGTACATCTCTTGAAATATAGAACATTCCTAAACCACCAAATTCCTCTTTAACAGCTCAAGTTCTTAATTCAGCTGCATCTTTTGGAGTAAAGTTATAAGCAGCAGCTTCAGCTCTTCTTCCAATTCAAGGAGTGATTTTAATTCTTTTTTTCATGTAACTTAGATCTTTTTCATCTCCATTTGTTACTTTATTTATTTCCATTCAATTTTGTGCTGATTGTAAAGCTCCATCTTGGATTTGCTTTAATTCTCAATCACTATCAGTATTAACATCATTTGGCACAGTTAGATAACCTGTAACTAAATTTAATCTAAAATTAATACCTAAATATTTTGTAAAGTTATATAAAGGATAAATTTCATCACCTAATAAATTTAAATTATTAACTCCCTTATCTCCAAAACCAGGATGTAATGCAAGACCATCTTCTGTAGACATTACAAGTGATAATTGGAAATCATAACTTAAATCTTTTTCAATTAAAATTTTTAAAGCACTAGCCAATAGTATTTGTGAATCTAAGTAATCTCCTTGACGTGATAAATACGGTGCTGCAAAATAAAAATCAAACTTTTTAGTACCATATTTTTTTCCAACATTTTCAATTACTTCTGCCAATTCTTCTGGAGTTTTATTATTTTGTCAAGCGGAATGCCATAAAGAATTGGCAAAAGGTCCAAAAGAAATTCTTACATTTTCTGGATTTAAATTCCCACCATCATTATGACTTGTTATTTTTGTTTTAGAACTTTTTTTTGTTCAATCTCTATATCTATCATTAAATCATTTAGCATATTCAGTTTCTTCACCTTCTTTAGCTAAAATTCCTTTTCCATCACCTTTTGAAGGTCCAGCATTTCACATTGGAACTAAATCACCAGTATCTGCTGCATTTTGCATAAATCCTAATGTTACTTCTGAATTTTGTGTAATAACATTTTCTTTACCAGCTATTTCACCTAAGTCATTATAAATAATATTTTTTCCATTTAAACTTTTTTCTGCTTCAGCTCTTGTACCTTGACTTTTTCCTTTATCTTTCATCAAGTATTCTGCTGTATCTTCAACAATTCCCATATCTGCATAGGGAGAGAAAATAAACTCATCAGAGTTAATTGTTAATTTTTCAACACCTGCTAAAGAAGATCTATCTTCTTCTTTAATAACTCCATAAGTTAAACTATTTTTATTTGTATTTTTTGTTAATAAGTCCTTTGATATTTGCTTTTTAACACTATTTTGTTTTATAGTATTAATTTCATTATTTATGTTTCCATTACCTTTTCATTGTTCACCTGTTTCAAAAGTTTTGTCTTTTGCATCCATTACATTTCCACAAGCTACAACTGAACCACCAGCAGATACAACTAAGCTTGTACTTGCTAATAAATTTAATAATTTTTTCATATTTTGTCCTTATCCATTTAGTATAGAATATTACTAATATTTTTATTATATCTAAAAAGTATTTATTTTTCAAAAATATTTTTATAAATTAAAAATATTTCTATAAGGATAAATATCATTATAAAAGAAAAAACTCCTTTTTAAAAGAGTTTTTGATTTTTAAACTAGAGTTTATACCTGTTTTTAGCAATTTTATGTTCTGGCTTAGGATTTTTCAATGAACTTGTTCAATCTCCAGTAAAGGCTCTAGCAAAGTCATATTCTTCCAAATAAGCTAAACCATGAGTTAATAAACTTTTGTTTATTGGCTTTTTAGTATGAACATCTAATCCTCTATCATCATTCATTGATCACATTCCAATATATCCTAAACCAACATTGTGGCTTCAATTATACAATTCTTTTGCATCTTCTTCAGTAAATACACCTCAAACTGTATCATTAACTCCAATCATTGGAGTTGCCCCAATTAATTTATAAAGTCCTTCATTACCAATTGAAACTTTTCCATAATTACTTTCAATTGAAGTTGCTAAGTTATTTTTTGTAGCATTTACTGCTTGTTTTGCTAAATCAAAGTTAGTTAATCCATCTTTGATAGCTTGTACATAAATCGGATCACCATAGTCCATTAACATTAAGTTAACAACTGGTATATCAGCTTGGCTTAATCCTGCTTTTTTAAATTCTTCAACAAATATATTCATTACACGATAACCAACAGAAGTTAAACCTGTAGGCAATACTGGTAAAGTTAATGAGAAATCTCAATCCTTATCTTCTTTTTTCATTTCAGCAATTGTTGCTGCCAACAATCTATTATCCTCATCTAATTCTTGAGCATGTCCTTCAATATCAAAGTCAATTGCTTTTGGCATATTAACATCTTTATAACCATTTTTATTAGCTAAATTAACTAATGATTCTTGATAGCCAATTAAAGATTTTTTAAGTTCTTCTTTTGCTGTTAGTGTATTTTTAGCAAACAATTTATTTGCTAAAGTTCAAGGATTTTTATCTGTAAATCCACCTGTAGTTGCTCCACCATAAGCCACTTTAATATTTTCAAATTTATTTTGCTTTGCCATTGGTTCTAAAATTTTACCTCAGAATTGACTGTTTTCTCATCACTCAAAACCTTCAGTACCTGTTTCACTACCTGCAATTGATAAATCTAAGTAGTCACCATGGTTATTAACTTGTTGTACAAAGGCTAGTGTTAGGTGATCAAATCCGTTAACACTAGAAGTAATATTTTGCATATTATTTCCTTCATATAATCCAGCATCTAAATATGGAGAAAAATAAGTAAAACTGTTAGATTTTGTTTTTTTAGTAATTGAAGAAGTTCTATTCGGATTTGACTCACTTCATTTTGTATAAAGACTTTTTCCAGGTCCAGTTGGAGGTGCAATAACCTCTCCACCATTTCCTCCACCTGTTCCAGGTCCAGGGTTTGTTCCCCCACCACCTTCTCATGAAGGGCCTTCTCAACTACCACCAGTTTCTAAATTATCCAAAGATGTATTAGCTAGAATATCTTCATGATAATCAATTCCACCAATTTTTTTAATTCCATCTTTATCTTTTTCCTCAATTACTGGTACTGTTTCACCTGAAATTGTTCCATTTAAAGCTTTTGCATATGTAAATTGTTCAAAACCTGTACCTGATCTAATATTTTGATCTAGTGCATTTCTGTCAGCTTGTGCAGGACCTGTTGCGCCATTGTCTAAAAATTCACTTGGTACATCTCTTGATATATAAAACATTCCTAAACCACCAAAGTTTTGTTCTTTTGCTCAAACTCTTAAATCAGCTGCATTTTTAGGTGTAAAGTTATATGCTGCTGCTTCAGCTCTTCTTCCAATTCAAGGAGTGATTTTAATTCTTTTATTTACAAATTTTTTATCTTTTGATACACCATTTATAATATTATTTAATTTATTTCAATTTTGTGCTGATTGTAAAGCTCCATTTTTAACAATTTCTAACTCTCAATCACTATCAGTATTAACATCATTTGGTACAGTTAAGTAACCTGTAACTAAATTTAATCTAAAGTTCATTCCTAAATATTTTGTAAAGTTATATAATGGATATATCTCATCACCTATTAAATTTAAGTTTACTTGACCATGTTCTCCAAAACCAGGAGCTAATGCAACTCCATCTTTTGTTGACATTACAAGTGATAATTGAAAATCATAAGTTGGGTCACTTTCAATTAATATTTTTAAAGCACTTGCTAATAATTTTTGTGAATCAGCATAATCTCCTCTAGCTGATAAATATGGTGCTGCAAAATAGAAATCAAATTTTTTAGTATCGTATCTATATCCAACTGCTTTAATAACTTGCGCTAACTCTTCTGGAGTCTTGTTATTTTGTCATGCTGTATGTCACAATGAATTAGCAAAAGGTCCAAATGAAATTCTTACATTTTCTGGATTTAATTGCCCACCTTTTCCTTTTATTTTTTCACTTCCATTTTTATCTTGCCCAGTTCAATTTCTGTATCTGTCATTAAATCATTGAGCATATTCAGTTTCTTTGCCTTTTTCAGCTAAGATTCCTTTACCATCTCCTTTTGATGGACCAGCATTTCACATCGGAACTAACTCACCTGTGTCTGCTGCATTTTGCATAAATCCTAATGTTACTTCTGAATCATTAGTTATAACTGTTGAGTCTTCAGCAATTTGTCCTAAGTCATTATAAACAACATTGTTTTTTAAACTTTTTTCTGCAACATCTCTAGTTCCCTGACTTTTACCTTTTTCTTTCATCAAGTACTCTGCTGTATCTTCAACAATTCCCATATCTGCATAAGGTGAAAATACAAATTCCCCATCATTAACTGTTAAAATATCTTTATTTGCTAAAGAAGATCTATCTTTTTCTTCAATAGTAGCATATGTTGAACTTTTAATACTTGTATTTTTTATCAACAAATCCTTAGAGATTTGCTTTTTAATGCTATTTTCTTTTAGCTTAGAAACCTCTTGATTAATAGCTCCATTACCTTTTCATTTTGCTCCAGTTTCATAGTCTTTATCATCTTTATCTAAGTTACTTGTACAAGCAACAACAGAAGATCCTGCTGAAACTGATAAAGTTACAGTTGCTAATAAATTTAATAATTTTTTCATAGATTGTCCATCCTTTTTATATCATTATTTTTTGTACTATTAATTTAATTATATAAAATAGAAAGGTCATAATTAGGAACATTTAAGATATAAAAATATTTTAGTTAAAATATGAAAGCTAAAATAATTTTAGAGTTAATTATCGTTTTTTATAACTCATTGTTCTTCACCTATTTTATTAATAGACTCAATTATTAAAGAAACCAGCTGCTCAATTTGATAATTTGAATAAAAAGGATATTTTCTATCAAAATAAGGCTGCATATATTTTAATTTTGTATTATATTTTGTAAGTCATTGATTGGCAATGTCATTAAGTTCTGTCATTGCTTCTCTTTGTTTTCTAGATTTAATTTCACTTTTTAAATCTGAGTTTAATTGACCATATAATTCATTTGATTTTAAAGTTAATCATTTTTGAAACATAGCATAATTTGATACACCGCTTTGAATAACAGGAGAAACTATGTATCTATGTCTATAATTTTTAAACTTTTCTCATGAGGTATTTGAGACTCCATTTTCATTCGATAAGTTGTTTTGAATATATGTCTTATGTTCTATCAAATTAGTATCAAATAGTTTGATAGTAGATAAGTAATCAATAGGTAATTTGAAATTTGAGTTAGTATTTACTGAATATCGAGAAATACCTTCAAAAATCTCCTCATTTTCAAAATTAAATTGATTAAAGTAATAAGTATTTATTGAGTCCAATTTTATAAAAATAAAATTAGTTAAATCAAAAAAACTAATGTTTCTTTTTATTCATTTCCTTAAATTCTCAGTTTTCATAAATTGATCGATATTCATTTCTAACTCTCTTTTTATATATCGCTCATAAATAAAGGACTCTAATGATTTTGAAACATATTCATTAAATCACCTTAATAAATAATAGTCTGCATCATATGAATAATTAAACTCATTTTTCATTGTGTAGTTTATAAGTCTTTTTAAATTAACTAATAATCCTGAACTTAATTTATTAACATTCTTAAAATCCTTTGTTAGTTTTAATACTATATCATTTTCTTTAATTCCATTACGATTTACCCAGTATATTGATTCATTATTTACCATGCTAGCAATTACAGAAACAATTCTAAAGTTTATCTTTACATTTTTATAATTGAAAACTAAATTTATATAATTCTTATCTGTATGGATTTCAGGAACAACCTTATATGTTTTTGAAACTCTTAATATTGTTTCACTTAAATCTGATATTTTAATTAAAGAAGCACTTAGATATTTAACTGCACAAAGATCAAGATTAATTACATTATTTATTTTCATATATGAATGATATGCAAAATCACCAACTTTTTTTAAATGAATTTTTTCATTTAAAAAAAGTTGTTTTAATTCCTTAAAATAGGAATTTATTTTAGTTGTAAATGTCTGCTCTTCTAGAGTTAAGATTTTTACTGTTTTATTAAATTTTCATATATCTTTATTTAATTTCATATTAATCTCTTTCTATTTCAAAAGTAAAGTACTGTAAAAAAATTAAAAATAAACCATTTTCTTTATTTGTTGGATAAATTGTTCTTGAATGAATTTGTAAATCCAAATTATCATATTTTTGACTTTCCTTTTTTATGGAAATAGTTGTAGAACCTTTAGTATTTTTTAAATATACAACAGAGTCATATCAAAAGAAAAAGTTTCCATTAATATTTCTTTCCTTATTTTCTAAAAATTTATTAATATAGTGAAAATACTTTTCTAGAAATTTTTGCATACTTGGATATGTTCTATGAAAAACTCAACTTAAGTTTTTTAATTTAAAAGAATTATAAGTTTTTGCAATTTTTTTACTTCTTTTATAAAAAATATATTTTGAGTCTAAAACATTATCTACCTCTTTTTTACTTGAAAAATTATAGTCAAAACCAAAATCTAATCATCTTTGTAGGTAAATATTTTTAGTTAAATCATATTGTATCTCAGACATAATACTTATTTTTAAAAACAAACGTTCTTGTCTAGTTAATGAACTTCTAAGTTTTATTCTTACATAGTAAAAAAGAATTTGTAGTTTTTTTACTAGCAGCTTATTTAGCGTACGAAAACTTTTCACATACTCTAATGTAAATGATCTGTTATACATTGTTTTATTACAAATAATTGGTAGGAATTCATTATGCTTAAGCGCAGTTCTAATAATTATTGAAAAACCAATTTTTCCCTCTTTATAGAAAGTAATTTTTATTGAGTCTGCAAAAGTTACTATTTTTTTAGGACTATTACATCTATATTTTTTTACAATTCAACTAACTTTAATATCATTTGATACTTTGTAAAAATTAGTAACAAGTTTAAATATTTCTTTATTAATTTCACAAATTCAACAATCATCAAAATGTTCTCTTGTTTCAATTTCTTTTTCATATGTTTTATACATATTTCTGTTTACATATTTTATTGCTAGTAAATCAATATTAAGTTCTTTATCAAAATTATAAAGTTCTCCTGTTGCAAAACTACCATGAGTTTTTAATTGGACAATATCTTTTAATTTTGTCTTTAAATAGTAAATGTTTTTATCAATAAATTTCTTAAATTTATTATCAATATAAACTTTTTTTAGCTGATTATTAATTTGTTCAATATCAGCTGTAACTAATTTACTTGAAATTTTATCCATAATTATCCCCCACTTTTTTCGTAATTTAAGCAACTCAATACAAATAGAGAAGCTGTTTCAGCTCTCATTATATTTTCTCCCAAACCAATACTTTTATAACCTATTTTATTTAATTTTTTTACTTCTTGAGCATCAATTCCACCCTCAGGTCCAATAATTATATTAATGGTTTTAAATTTCTTTATAATTTCCTTTTTAAGGAACTCATTTGTTGCTTCTTCTCAGCAAACTAAATTAATGTCTGCCTTATAATATTCCAATTCTTGTAAATTTCTAACAATTGAATTTATTTTTGGAATATCAACTCTTTTTGATTGTTTTGCAGCACTTTCACAAATTGCATATCAACGAGTTATCTTTTTTTGTTCGTTTTTGACATCAATTTTTACAACATTTCTTTTAAATTCAACAGGAATAATATTATCTACACCAAGTTCCGTAGCTTTTTGGAGAATAAAGTCTCATTTTTGTTCTCTAATAATACCCAAAATCAAATTTACTTTATAGTTCTTTTTAATTAAATTTTCTTTTGATATTATTCTTGCTTTGCAAGATTTTTCACTTATTTCAAAAATCTTGCATAAGTACTTCTCATCTTGATAAATACAAAATATTTGCTCTTCTTCTTTTAATTTTATAACATTTTTAATATGATGAAGGTCATCATTTGTTATTTCAAAATAATCTTTCTCAATTTTATCTAAAAAGAAACTATGCATAATAACTCCAATTCTCTATATATTATAATATAATATTTATTGAGGTGAATATTATTTGAATTCTATAAAGTTGTTTGTTTAAAAGGAGAATTTGACAATGAAGATGACTGATAAAAATAGTCAAGAGCAAGAATTGATTCAAACAATGGAATCAATTGATATTGACTATGAATTCAGCAAACTAAAGAAGTCAAGCAGACATACAAGATTTAAGAGTGAGACTCTAAAAATAACTCTTGTCAGTTTGTTACTAAGTATGTCCACAGCTGTTAGTTTAATAAATGTAATTATTCCATTATATATTACTGGAGTAAATCTAGGCTTTGTCCTAAAATACTTTGTTATTGCTATAAGCTTCCAAGTGGTAGGTGTATACTGGGGTATGATAATAGGTTTGTTAGATGGTCTACTGCAATTTCTAATCTGAGGTTATAGTCCCTTATTTAGGTTAACATCTGGAATTGGATTAGCAATTTGAGTAGTACTTTTTTGATTAATATACGATAAAGTATTTCGAGTTTATAGTAAAAATGCCTCTTTTAATAGAAGTATTTCTCTAATATTCTCAGGAATGTTAGTATTTATTTTTGGGCCATTAAGCTCAGCATTTTTGAATTATTTAAGATTCTATATTGAATATGGTGAAATATATGGAATATTTAAATTTTTTCACTCATGACTAAGTTTTATGGTATTTGATCTATTTGCAATTATTTTATTCACACTCACTACTAATAGAATTCAAATATTAACTGAAAAATTGCTAAAATAAATAGAAAAAACCTGCATTTTATGCAGGTTTTTTCTATTTAATATCTTTTAGTATTTTTTCAATTTTATTAGCATTTTCTAAAGTTTTATCAAATTCAAATGTTAATTCTGGCACACTTCTCATTTCAACTTTACTTGCAAGAATCATTCTTATTTCTTTTAAATTCTCTTCAATTTCAGCCTTTACTTCATCTTTATTTGAATTAACATCCATTGATGAATAAAAAATCTTTGCATGACCCATGTCATTTGATAATCTCACTTCATGAATTGTGAGTGAATTTAAGTATTCACTATCTGGAAATTCTCTTTGCAAAATTAAGTTTAATTCTCTCAAAATAGTTGATTGATTTCTTTCAATTTTTATATCATTTGCCATAATTACTTCACCTCTTCTACCTTATATGCTTCTATAATATCATTTTCTTTTAGATCATTAAAGTTTTTAATTGTAATACCACATTCTTGTCCTTCTTTAGCTTCTTTTATATCTTCTTTTTTATTTTTTAAAGAAGATATTTCTCCACTATAAACTACAATTCCATCTCTTAAAATATGAACTTTTGAAGAACGTGGTACAACTCCACTCATAATTCTACATCCTGCTATTGTTCCAACTTGTGAGTGTCTAAATAATTGTCTTACTTGAGCTTCTCCAAGAGATTTTTCTTCAAAAACAGGATCTAACATACCAGTAGCAGCTTCTGTTATTTCTTCAATCAATTTATAGATAATATTGTGCAATCTTATTTGCACACTATCTTCTTCCGCTTTTTGTCTAACTTGTGATGTTGGTCTTACATTAAAACCATAAATTAGTGCGTCGGATGCCAAAGCCAATGTAACATCACTTGCTGATATTGCTCCAACTGTTGCACGAATTACATTAATTTTTACTCCTTCAATACTAATTTTTAGCATTGAATTTCGAACAGCTTCAACTGTACCTTGAGTATCAGCTTTTAAAATTAAATTAATTGATTTTAATTCACCAGATTCAATTTTATTTTTAATTGAATCTAAAGTGAATGTCTGATTTTTTTGTCTTGCTTCATTTTGTTGTTTTTCAAACTGAGCTTTTGCAATATCTCTTGCCATTTTTTCTTCAGTAACAACAATAAATTTATCTCCTGCTTTAGGAACTTCGTTTAAACCAATAATAACTGCTGGTTGACCTGGAGATACTTCAACAAGTTTAGCCTTATTTTCATTTTCTAAATCTTTAATAGTTCCAAATGTTCCCCCAGCAATAATAATATCTCTAATTTTTAAAGTACCATCTTGTACTAAAATTGTTGCAATAGGACCCCTATTTTTATCTAATTTAGCTTCAATAACAGTTCCTCTTGCAAATTTATTAGCATTTGCCTTTAAATCCTTTAATTCAGAAATTAATAAGATAGTCTCTAATAATGTATCTAGACCCACTTTTCCTTTTGCAGAACCTTCAATAAATGGAATATCGCCACCATATTCTTCTGCTACAATTCCATAATTCATTAATTCCATTTTAACTTTATTTGGATCTGCACCTTGTTTATCAATTTTATTTACAAAAACAATAATTGGAACACTAGCTGCTTTTGCATGGTCAATTGCTTCTTCGGTTTGAGGCATAACACCATCATCTGCTGCAACTACCAAAATTACTATATCAGTAACTTCACTTCCTCTTGCTCGCATCTCTGTAAAAGCTTCATGTCCAGGAGTATCAATAAAGGTAATTTTATTTGACTTTATTGTTGTTTGATAAGCACCAATATGTTGAGTAATTCCCCCAAACTCTCCATCTGTAACATTTGCATTTCTAATTGAATCTAATAATGTTGTTTTACCATGGTCAACATGACCCATAATTGTTACTATTGGAGGTTTTGCTGTTAAGTCCTTTGGATCGTCTTTTTCATTAAACGTTTCAAAAATATTTTCCTTAGTAACAGTAGTCTCTTTTTTAAAATCATAGCCAAATTCAATGCATAATTCACCCATTTGTTCTTCTGAGAGAATTTGATTTTGAGTTACCATTGAACCATTAGTAAAAAATCATTTTACAATTTCTGCTGGTCCTTTATTTAGTTTCTTTGCAAAATCCGCAATTGATAACGGTTCTGTATAAACAAAAATACCATCAATCAAACCAGTTTCTGTTGTTTGTTTTAGTTGATTTTTTATATTTGCACTATGTGCTTTAGATTTATTTTTAGACTGTTGATTCTTATTATTCTCTTGTTTTATATTTTTTGCCATAACTACTTCTCCTTTCTTATTCAATGTTTTTTAAAATTAACTTTACAAAATTATCATCATTAATTCCAATACTTTTAATATTGTTTCTTCCAATAGCCTTGCTTAATTGTTCGGAATTAAGTAAATTATTAATAATTTTGACATTATAAAATTTTGCCTTATCATTGATTTTTTTTAATTGACTTTTTCCCATGTCAGAAGTTGTTAGTACAATTTTTACTTTAGTTAGTTTAATTTGATCAAAGAGTTTTTCTCCATAAACTAATTTACCTGCAGATGAAATCATTCCTAAAGAACCTAATAATTTATCTATATTTAGTCCCAATTTAATTTTACCTCTTCTAAAAGTTTTTCATAGAATTCATTTCCCAAACTAGTCTTTAAATTTCTTTCTAAAGCTTTAGTTTTTTTTACTTTTTCAAGTGCTTCTATAGTTGGTCTTATATACGCACCTCTGCCATTAGCCTTCTTTGTATTATCAATAAAAACTTCACCATTTTTATTTTTAACAATTCTAATTAATTCAACTTTTGGATACATTTTATTAGATGC
It encodes:
- a CDS encoding lipoprotein, producing MKKLLNLLASTSLVVSAGGSVVACGNVMDAKDKTFETGEQWKGNGNINNEINTIKQNSVKKQISKDLLTKNTNKNSLTYGVIKEEDRSSLAGVEKLTINSDEFIFSPYADMGIVEDTAEYLMKDKGKSQGTRAEAEKSLNGKNIIYNDLGEIAGKENVITQNSEVTLGFMQNAADTGDLVPMWNAGPSKGDGKGILAKEGEETEYAKWFNDRYRDWTKKSSKTKITSHNDGGNLNPENVRISFGPFANSLWHSAWQNNKTPEELAEVIENVGKKYGTKKFDFYFAAPYLSRQGDYLDSQILLASALKILIEKDLSYDFQLSLVMSTEDGLALHPGFGDKGVNNLNLLGDEIYPLYNFTKYLGINFRLNLVTGYLTVPNDVNTDSDWELKQIQDGALQSAQNWMEINKVTNGDEKDLSYMKKRIKITPWIGRRAEAAAYNFTPKDAAELRTWAVKEEFGGLGMFYISRDVPSHFQDNGLTGPAQADQNALDQNIRSGSGFKQFTYAEALNGNLLANAIPKEITDKEEVIKELKAIDYKNDIQANKALDNLENPGNWEGPSWEGGGGTNPGPGAGSSGGEAIMPPTGPGKSLYTKWSDANPNRKSSITKKTKANKSTYFSPYLDAGLYEGNNMQNITSSVNGLDHLTLAFVQQVNNHGDYLDLSIAGSETGTEGFDWWESNQLWDKILKPFADQNTFENIKVAYGGATTGGFTEKNPWTLANKLNPNSPEKAKKDLKEGLIRYQDSLVKLANKKGKNVKMPKAIDFDIEGHAQELDEDNRLLAATIAEMKKEDKSWDFSVTLPVLPTGLTSVGYRVMNIFVEEFKKAGLDEKDLPVVNLMLMDYGDPIYAQAIKDGLTNFDLAREAVNATKNNLATSIEKNYGKVSIGNQGLYKLIGATPMIGVNDTVLGVFTEEDAKELYNWSHNVGLGYIGMWSMNDDRGLDVHSKKPVNKSLLTHGLAYLEEYDFARAFAGDWTKSLKNPKPEYRKLKG
- a CDS encoding lipoprotein, yielding MKKLLNLLATVTLSVSAGSSVVACTSNLDKDDKDYETGAKWKGNGAINQEVSKLKENSIKKQISKDLLIKNTSIKSSTYATIEEKDRSSLANKDILTVNDGEFVFSPYADMGIVEDTAEYLMKEKGKSQGTRDVAEKSLKNNVVYNDLGQIAEDSTVITNDSEVTLGFMQNAADTGELVPMWNAGPSKGDGKGILAEKGKETEYAQWFNDRYRNWTGQDKNGSEKIKGKGGQLNPENVRISFGPFANSLWHTAWQNNKTPEELAQVIKAVGYRYDTKKFDFYFAAPYLSARGDYADSQKLLASALKILIESDPTYDFQLSLVMSTKDGVALAPGFGEHGQVNLNLIGDEIYPLYNFTKYLGMNFRLNLVTGYLTVPNDVNTDSDWELEIVKNGALQSAQNWNKLNNIINGVSKDKKFVNKRIKITPWIGRRAEAAAYNFTPKNAADLRVWAKEQNFGGLGMFYISRDVPSEFLDNGATGPAQADRNALDQNIRSGTGFEQFTYAKALNGTISGETVPVIEEKDKDGIKKIGGIDYHEDILANTSLDNLETGGSWEGPSWEGGGGTNPGPGTGGGNGGEVIAPPTGPGKSLYTKWSESNPNRTSSITKKTKSNSFTYFSPYLDAGLYEGNNMQNITSSVNGFDHLTLAFVQQVNNHGDYLDLSIAGSETGTEGFEWWENSQFWGKILEPMAKQNKFENIKVAYGGATTGGFTDKNPWTLANKLFAKNTLTAKEELKKSLIGYQESLVNLANKNGYKDVNMPKAIDFDIEGHAQELDEDNRLLAATIAEMKKEDKDWDFSLTLPVLPTGLTSVGYRVMNIFVEEFKKAGLSQADIPVVNLMLMDYGDPIYVQAIKDGLTNFDLAKQAVNATKNNLATSIESNYGKVSIGNEGLYKLIGATPMIGVNDTVWGVFTEEDAKELYNWSHNVGLGYIGMWSMNDDRGLDVHTKKPINKSLLTHGLAYLEEYDFARAFTGDWTSSLKNPKPEHKIAKNRYKL
- a CDS encoding RsmE family RNA methyltransferase, with protein sequence MHSFFLDKIEKDYFEITNDDLHHIKNVIKLKEEEQIFCIYQDEKYLCKIFEISEKSCKARIISKENLIKKNYKVNLILGIIREQKWDFILQKATELGVDNIIPVEFKRNVVKIDVKNEQKKITRWYAICESAAKQSKRVDIPKINSIVRNLQELEYYKADINLVCWEEATNEFLKKEIIKKFKTINIIIGPEGGIDAQEVKKLNKIGYKSIGLGENIMRAETASLFVLSCLNYEKSGG
- the rbfA gene encoding 30S ribosome-binding factor RbfA, which codes for MANDIKIERNQSTILRELNLILQREFPDSEYLNSLTIHEVRLSNDMGHAKIFYSSMDVNSNKDEVKAEIEENLKEIRMILASKVEMRSVPELTFEFDKTLENANKIEKILKDIK